In one Thioclava sp. ES.031 genomic region, the following are encoded:
- a CDS encoding NAD-dependent deacylase produces the protein MAKVVILTGAGISAESGIRTFRASDGLWEEHRIMDVATPEGFARDPALVHRFYNARRAAARAAQPNPAHLALAELEAAPGHEVLVVTQNVDDLHERAGSQNVIHMHGSLFGALCHACDHRWPAPEAMQPQDTCPGCGRKATRPDIVWFNEMPYQMDRIIRELEAADLFVSIGTSGNVYPAAGFVQDAAMCGVETLELNLDPSAGSTMFDTSREGPASVLVPEWVRERLGAR, from the coding sequence CGTGATTCTGACCGGCGCGGGAATTTCTGCCGAAAGCGGCATCCGCACGTTTCGGGCAAGCGACGGTCTTTGGGAGGAACACCGCATCATGGACGTGGCGACGCCGGAGGGCTTCGCGCGCGACCCTGCGCTGGTGCACCGTTTCTACAACGCGCGCCGGGCGGCGGCGCGGGCGGCCCAGCCGAACCCCGCCCATCTCGCGCTGGCCGAGCTGGAGGCCGCTCCGGGCCACGAGGTTCTGGTGGTGACGCAGAATGTCGATGACCTGCACGAGCGCGCCGGCTCTCAGAACGTGATCCACATGCATGGCTCGCTCTTCGGCGCGCTGTGCCACGCGTGCGACCATCGCTGGCCCGCGCCCGAGGCGATGCAGCCGCAAGACACCTGCCCCGGCTGCGGGCGAAAGGCCACACGGCCCGACATCGTCTGGTTCAACGAGATGCCCTATCAGATGGATCGCATCATCCGCGAGCTGGAGGCGGCGGATCTGTTCGTTTCGATCGGCACGAGCGGCAATGTCTACCCTGCGGCAGGCTTCGTGCAGGACGCCGCGATGTGCGGGGTGGAGACGCTGGAACTGAACCTCGACCCCTCGGCGGGCAGCACGATGTTCGACACATCGCGCGAAGGCCCGGCGAGCGTGCTGGTCCCC